A section of the Vespa velutina chromosome 6, iVesVel2.1, whole genome shotgun sequence genome encodes:
- the LOC124950088 gene encoding actin-binding Rho-activating protein-like has protein sequence MSSVMFESLGAKVAMFDQYANKHKDAQKKNPFTSGLNIEKPKFSKEEYGRPAAGSLSDIRGRKANAHILREILELCNIIYQNGTPCSDQPDITGITFGDLFNIYTHISDKCVGLLLRARKQGLIKFEGECLFQRRDDDVPIFLVKPIVEIREDFNRRLQEITKDIPIS, from the exons ATGTCTTCGGTAATGTTC GAATCCTTGGGGGCCAAAGTAGCCATGTTCGACCAATACGCAAACAAGCACAAAGACGCACAGAAGAAAAATCCATTTACGTCCGGCTTGAATATCGAAAAGCCAAAATTCTCGAAAGAGGAATACGGCAG ACCAGCCGCGGGATCTCTTTCCGACATACGCGGTCGCAAAGCTAACGCGCATATTCTACGAGAAATTTTGGAGCTGTGCAATATCATTTATCAAAATGGTACGCCATGTAGCGACCAACCAGATATCACCGGCATCACGTTCGGCGATCTCTTCAACATTTACACTCACATAAGCGACAAATGCGTGGGTCTTCTTTTAAGAGCCAGAAAACAGGGTCTGATTAAATTCGAGGGAGAATGCCTTTTCCag AGAAGGGACGACGACGTGCCAATATTCCTAGTGAAACCGATCGTCGAGATACGCGAGGACTTCAACAGGCGGCTTCAAGAAATTACCAAAGATATACCGATCAGTTAA